A stretch of DNA from Methanogenium sp. S4BF:
CTTGTCCTCTCCCCTATTAAGAAATTTCCCGTATAGTAGAAGAAACGAGAACTCCAGATCTTATTTTGGAGTCATTGGTTAAAAAAGGTATGATAAATGGCAATTAACAGTGGTGATACCGCCTTTATTATAATCTGCACGGCACTGGTCATGCTTATGACCCCGGCTGTGGGGTTGTTCTATGGCGGAATGGTCAGAAGGAAGAACATTATCTCAATGATTGGGCTTGCCTTTGTGGCATTTGCAGTCGTGAGTATTCAGTGGGTGGTATTTGGGTACAGCCTTGCATTCGGGCCTGATATTGGTGGGTTCATTGGTGGTCTTGACCATTTCATGCTCGCTGGTGTCGGTCTCGATGGGGATGGCATTCCTGACATACTGTTCATGGTCTTCCAGCTGGTATTTGCTGCACTGACTCTGGCAATTATCACATCTGGTGTTGCTGAACGTGTGAAACTCAGTTCGTTCATCGTGTTTGGTCTGTTGTGGACAACGCTTGTCTATGATCCCCTTGCACACTGGGCATGGGGTGGAGGATGGGCTTCACAACTCGGTGCACTTGATTTCGCAGGTGGAACTGTAGTTCACATAAGTTCGGGTTTCGGGGCTCTTGCTCTGTGCCTGGTCCTTGGTGTCCGTAAGGGCTTCGGGAAGTACGGGATGGAGCCATACAATGTTCCGATCACCCTTCTGGGTGCAGCACTGCTGTGGTTCGGCTGGTTTGGATTTAACGCAGGCAGTGAACTTGCAGCAGACGGCATTGCAGCCAACGCATTTGTCGTGACAAACACTGCTGCAGCAGCTGGTGCACTTGCCTGGATGGCTGCATCATGGATACGTGGGAAGCCTGCAACACTCGGCATCGTATCCGGTGCGCTGGCGGGGCTTGTTGCAATTACGCCTGCAGCAGGGTTCGTTGACGTGCCTGCTTCAATCGCCATCGGTGCACTTGCCGGATTAATCTGTTACTCTGCACTCCTGTGGAGACAGAAAAAGGGCATTGATGAATCGCTGGATGCATGGGCGGTCCATGGGGTCGGCGGCCTGTTTGGTGCCCTTGCAACGGGTATCTTTGCAACAGCAGTAATCGGCGGTGTTGACGGTCTGATATATGGTAATGTGAACCAGTTCCTTATCCAGCTGCTGGATGCAGTGGTTGCAATGGTCTATGCCTTTGTTGTGACCTACATCCTTGCAAAGGTTGTTGACAAGGTGATGGGCCTTCGTGTTGATGAGAAGGAAGAATATGTCGGTCTGGATATTTCGCAGCATGGCGAAGCCGTGGACCCATAAGGAGTGTGAAATAAATGAAGAAGGTAGAAGCAATCGTACGACCTGAAAAGGTAGAGGATGTGAAGGCTGCCCTTGATGAAGGGGGATATTTCGCAATGACCATAACAAAGGTTCATGGCAGAGGGGCACAACGCGGGATTTCTCTCCAGTATCGCGGAAAGAAAGTCAATGTTGACCTGATACCGAAGACAAAAATCGAGATGGTCGTTGAAGATGATGAAGTCGAAGAGATAACGAAAATCATCCGGAGGGTGGCAGTAACGGGTGAGGCAGGCGATGGCAAGATATTTGTTATCCCTGTTGATACATCAATCAGTGTCAGGGATAAGGAGTAAAAAATAAAATTACTCTGCCCATCATTTTTTTCAAAACATAGATAAGAAGGAATCTTCCTATAATCATATGGATGAATTGTTCTCATTTCTGCACTGCTGCTATGGTTCCGGGGTGGTTGCAAAGTGACTTTTGAACGTTCTGAGAGAAAATCTGTTGAGATTATGCGTATTCTTTCAGAACAGCACGATCCTCTCGGAGCTAAACGGCTCAGCGAGCTTATGGCTGAACGGGGATTTGCGATGTCTGATCGGGCGGTGCAGTATTATCTTCAGTACCTCGATGAGAAGGGATTCACTCGTAAAGTCGGGAATAAAGGGCGGATTCTGACGACTGAGGGATTTTCCGAGGCTGAGGATGCCCTGGTTGACGATCGGATGGGATATGTGATCTCCCGCCTGGAACAGCTTTCATTCAATGTCTCATTTAATCCGGAAACGTTAACCGGAGATATTGCATACAACCTTACTTTTGTGCCGTATGATGAGATTAGAAAGGTCACGCGGGCATATGATGAGGTGATTGCCTGCGGTTATAATTTTTTCAGAGGCTATTCAATTACGGATAATGATCCGCGCCTTCCTCCGGATACGGTCGGGTTTATCTCTGCCTGCTCCATAACGATGGATGGCGTGCTTCAGAATAACGGGATTGGTGTCGATATTGTGTATGGGGGGAGATTCCGGATTGCTGACAATAAACCCGTTTGTTTTGATGACCTGATCGGTTACCGGGGAACAACCATTGATCCGCTTTCCCTTTTCATTAATGCAGGCATGACTTCTCTCCAGAGTCTTGTGCATACTGGGAGCGGGGTTGCCCTTGCAAATGTCAGGGAAGTGACTGTTCAGGCAAAGGACCGGGTTGATGGAATTATTGATGATATGGCAGAATGTGGGTTTGTCCGTCCCATTGGTATCGGGACGAGTCCGTTTAACCTGCGCCCAAATCCATACCGCCTTTCCATTGTCTTTTTCAGCGGCATGAATCTGGTGGCAAATGCTGTTGAGTGCGGATGCAATATTGCCACTGAAATCGGGGCCGGAATTATACCGTTTTCGAAGATAGCAGAGAATGGGAGATAATCATCTACTCAATCTCATCAATATGGACCAGCTGTGATACAGGGATCAGCCCCTTCATCGCGGTTGTATCGGCCCATTTTCCTGATTCAATAAATGCACCGATGGGATTTGCTCCGCCAATCATGACGATGCCTTGATAATTTGTTGTTATCGGGACACCAAACATGGATCTGTTTGGGCTGCTGACATCCAGGATGCCGGTAAAACCAACTGACTGAAACTGGTCGAGAATCTCAAAGAGGAGTGGTTCTGCCTCCATATGTGATTCCCGGATATTTGCAAGTATGCTGCCTCTTCCCGACTGGATTACTCCCATGATGGCGGTCGATCCCTGATCGATCAACACCTGTGTCGGATCAATCGTTGTCGCATCATATCGTATCAGGGACGTAAATCTGCGGGGTGTGTGATCTCTTATTTCCAGCAGTCCGCCGCCAATGGGATTGATGGGGATGCCGTTTCTCAGCAGTATCGCATCAAGGGTGATGCTGCACATGGTAACGATGCCGCAATGGCCCTTTGGTATGGTCTTCTCTCCAATCTCCTCTCCCTCATCAGCAACGAGCATCCTGTCACTTACACAGATTCCTGCTTTATGTGACTGGTGAATGATATCAACTGCATAATTGCGATCTTCCGCTTTGATAAGGGTGAGATTAAAGATCACTTTGCCGTTTTCTGTTGCCGGATCGTAGGTAACCTGAAGTGCATATTCATCGATGCGATGATTGACAAATTTTAATTGTTCCATGGTAGGTACCCTCTGGCTGATACCGGGTAATTCAAATAATGATATTGTGGTGTAATCATCCAGAAACTTATGCAGTTCTTAATTAGGATTTTTATATATAAAAAGAGGTTATTTGTGGATCCGTTCTGATTTTTTCTGTGAGAGCTTTCCGATGGCATTCAGATCGCATGTATGCTCTGCAATGACCAGTCTGCCGGTTTTCTCTGCATGATGTACAAATCCCTCCCCGGCAGTTGTCCTGACGATGATGGTTGTTTCACCATCGGGGCTTCCGATGGAACCTGCGGATATGTCTGAATCAACTGCTGTGAGGTCACCACATGCATGGCATCCGTTTCGGACACAGTCATCAAGGGCGTGCAGAGGAATTTCTCTGGTAGTATTGTCAGTGCAGGTAAGAATCAGTTTTCCCCGCACGTCAAGCTTTGATATCTGCCATGGCTCAATTGCCATTTCATGAACGATTTTATCCTGGATGAGCATTTCATAATCGAATGTTTCTGTGCAGAATAGCCCGATAATCAGCCGGATTGCTCTTCCGAACGGTCTGAGCAGATCATGATCTGACGTCTTCATGACCCGGGCTGCTGATGCAGCACAGGGGACGCCGACAATAGCAATCTTTTCGATTTTTTGTGTTATAACCGTGGATTTCAGTGCTGCAAGTGTGGGAACCCACCAGGCATATCTGCTGCCTGCGGTAGCGATTAATGCTTCTTTTTTTGTAATAACGACTGATTGTGGTTTCTGCGTCCATGGGTCGGCAGTTACTGTTATTACTGCATCAATAAGCCCCTCTTCGAGGGCGTTTGCAAGAATTGCTGTTACTGCACCGCCGCTCTGTCTTTTTTCGACATCGAATCCGGAGTGGGCAGCAAAAATTCGTGTATATTTGCCAAGACCTGTCTTTTCCATCCGGGATTTCAGCTGCTCTCTTGTTCTTGGGCAGACTGCGTAACATGCGCCACATGGCACATTGTCTGTTACTTCCTTACAGTAGCCGGTCTGGATGGGTGATTTGCTGTTTTTATCATGGGCAAATATAATGGCATCTGCAGGGCACACCGCAACGCATGCACCGCATCCCGAACAGATATCCGTGTCCCAGACTTCTTCTTTAAGATTCTGATAATTTTTCCCTGACATTCACTTTCACTCCCAACAATATTTTCCCGCAAATGGCCGGGCACTCGAAGGCCCGATATGAACATACTCATCGGTGAATAATTCCGGCTCATCAACATTGAATTCCCTGCAGTATTTTTCGATATATGGGCGGATTTTCTCCCGGTCATCTTCTGTAAAGGGTTTTTTCGCTGCACCGATTCCCAGCAGGTGATTGGGGACCTCTCCGCGTATAAAAAGTTCTCCTCCGTGAATCCCGGTTCCCACTCCCCGTTCGTCAACAGGGGTTTTGTCCTTCCCCCGTCCAAGGACGATGAGAATTCCTCCGGCCATGTATTCTCCCAGAAATGCCCGGGTACCACCGCCAACGATGAGTGCCGGACATTTATCCTTGTATTCTTTCATATGGATGCCGCCACGGTATCCTATGCTGTCACGGACATATACCTCTCCGCCCCGCATTGAGTGGGCAACGGCATCTCCTGCAGTTCCATGGATGAATATCTCTCCACTGTCCATGGTGTTTCCGGGGGCATGTTCGGCGTTTGCGTGTACAATGCACGTTGGGCCTGACATGAACATGCCGAGGTCCCCGCCGGGTACGCCATTGATGATGATTGTTACATCTTCACCACGGAGTCCGTTCCCGATAAACCGTTGACCATTAACATTTTCAAGAATGATCTCTGTTACGCCTTCTTTTACTGCTGCACGTATCTCCTGGTTGAGTGGTGTATAGTGCATGCCTTTTGCATCGATAATCCGGGTCTGTTTCATTCAGCACCAGCTCCGACTGTCTTCACATCAAGGACAGAGAGGATGTTTTCATCAAGCATGTATCCCCTGAGGCGGTCACGGTTTCCACGCAGGCTTTCTATGGAATTAATGCCTGCAGCACCCATCAGCTCTGCGATTTCAAGGGTCCATCCGTGTATCAGGTTTGACACATTTTTATACATGATGTCAGGATCAATCCGTGCGGTGAGATCCTCACGCTGTGTTGCAATTCCCCATGGACACATATTGCGGTAACAGCTTCCGCACACCCTGCATCCGAGTGACACCAGTGCAGCGGTGCCGATGTAGACTGAATCCGCACCGAGTGCAATCGCTTTTGTCACATCCGCGCTGTCACGGATGCCTCCTGATGCAATGATTGACACTTCATTGCGAATCCCCTGCTTGTTGAGTTTCTGATCCACTGCGGCAATGGCTGCTTCAATGGGTATTCCGACATGGTCGCGGAATACGCGGGGTGCTGAACCGGTGCCTCCACGGAATCCGTCAATAACAACGGCGTCAGCAGATGAACGTGCAATGCCGGCCGCAATTGCTGCGACATTATGGACTGCCGCAATCTTAACGAAGACGGGTTTTTTCCATTCGGTTGCCTCCTTCAGGCTACGGACAAGCTGGGAAAGATCTTCGATGGAATAGATGTCGTGGTGTGGAGCCGGGCTGATTGCGTCACTGTAGAGGGGAATCATACGTGTTTTCGACACCTTTTCATCGACCTTTTCTCCCGGCAGGTGGCCGCCGATTCCCGGTTTTGCCCCCTGTCCGATTTTAATTTCGATTGCCGCACCACGTTCGAGGTAATCGATGTCCACACCAAAACGGCCGGATGCTATCTGGACAATCATATTGTCTTGGTATGGGTAGAGGGATTTGTGCAGTCCGCCCTCCCCTGTCCCCATAAATGTCCCTTCTTCTGCTGCCCCGCGTGCCATTGAACGCTGGGCGTTGAGTGATATGGCACCATAACTCATGTGCCCTATCATGATGGGAGTTTCACATTTCAGGTTGGGCGCGAGTTGAGTGGCAAGGTCAATGTCGCCTTCAGCTGTTTTCTTAACTGAAATCTGTCGGGGCTTTTTCCCGATGTAGGTCCTGAGCTCCATCGGCTCCCGGAGGGGGTCAATGGATGGATTGGTTACCTGGCAGGCATCGAGCAGGAGCCGGTCAAAGATTGGTGGAACATTGAGGGTATTTCCCATTCCGGTCAGGATGATCTTTCCTGACTGTGCCTGATTGTAGATTGCCTCGCGTGCTTCTCTCGTCCATACCGGGTGTGTGCGGTAATCAACCGGTTTTTCTTCGATATCGATGGCATCACGGGGGCACATTGCCACACAGCGGTGGCACCCGGTACATGCACGTGAAAAGGTCATGATTTTGTTGCCTTCACGGCGGAATGTTCCATAGGGACAGTTTTCAATGCACCGTTCACAGAGCATGCAGAGGTCGTTGTCGATAGTCACTTTATATTTTGGCGGAACGCTTCCAATCGGCATTATTCTATCCTCCCGATCACCGGTTCTCCGGCGCGCGGCATCCAGACCCGGTCCAGGGCTGGTTCCGCAACGCGGATGGCTGCTTCTTCACTTGAGAGATACAGGCGGTCTCCTGCCTCTGCCGCAACGAGCGGGCGAAGTTTGATTCTGTCAGTAATTCCTGCAATCCCTTCTGAATTTGCCACGACGATTGCAAAGGGCCCGTTCATCATGGCAGGGCCATATGCCATCCTCAGGGCTGTATTGAATGTCCGTTCTTTTTCAGGCATTCTGTCAATGTCATCCCAAAACGGTGGTGCAAGTGCTTTGAATGCCAGTTCTGCCGGAAGATTGTGTTGTCTCTGGAGGAGGTCTGTCAGATATGCAACCACTTCTGTGTCGGTATGCATCGTGCATACGTAGCCAAAACTCTCCAGATAGCGTTTGTTTGTCCCGTATGAGGTGATTTCACCATTGTGAACAACCGTCCAGTCGAGCAGATTAAATGGATGCGCACCTCCCCACCATCCGGCAGTGTTTGTTGGATATCTGTTGTGGGAGAGCCAGATGTATCCTTCATAATCCTGGATGCGATAGAAATCGGCCACTTCTTCCGGCCAGCCGGCTGCTTTGAATACGGCAATGTTTTTACCGGTTGAGTAAATGAGTGCCCCGGGGATGGTGGTATTTACCTTTGTCATGAGGTATACCAGAATGTCTTCTTCGGAGACTGATGTGCCAAGGGCCATCACATTTGGTTTAAAAAAATATCTCCATGGGATATGACGTTTCTTCAGGTTGGGTTGTTCAAACGTTGGGATCTCTTCCTGATGTTTTACTGTGCCCAGTTTTTCCAGTTCCTCTTCGACGGCAGTTTTTGGCCCGATGAGATCGTCATAAAATACATGGATGGCATAATAATCTGCAAATTCGGGAAAAGCTCCGTAGACTGCATAGCCTGATCCTTCGCCATTGCCCCTTTCATTCATTATGGAAAGTGATTCTTTGATTGCCGAACCATCCATGGGATTTTTTTTACGATCGATGACGCTTATTATTCCGCACATAATTATCACAAATTGTTAAGAGATCCTTGGGATCTGATTTGAACCTTTTCTCTCACGTGGTTTGATTGGTCAATACTCTATGTTGTTTATCATAAATAATTGCATACCTTTATACAAGGTTGATGGGAAGTTTCCTTCGCATGTGGTGATTTATACCAGTTCCATTGTGCCAGAGGGTAGCAAAATCAGGTTTTTTCTTTTTAGTTTCATGAAATCAGGTGAGATATAAAAAGCATTGGGCAGAAAAAATGGAGCTTCAGGCGAATTTCAATAAATGAATCGGCAATTTGAACTTTTGTATGGTACTCTGACTCTTTATCTCAAAAGATGGACGAGCCGTCGCATTCTTTATACAGATTGTATGTCCTGCCTACCGGCACTCCCCTATAGTATAAAAAAAATTCGAATTATTGATATGTATGCACATGTATATTATATAAAAATATATCAATCGCGGTACTTCTTGAGGTTTCCCGTTTTTTTGTGGGTCATCTTGGTTTTATTTCGGGGATCTTTTTTTGCATCATGTTTGTGGCCATCAGGTTTCTTTGCATTGATGTCACCGTTGATGATTTTGAACTTTCGCTCTTCCAGGATTTTGGTATTTTTTTCCGTGTGTGTGATTTCCCCGGTAACCGGATCATACCCTAAATAGTACATCGCCGTCGAGCGGGTGAGGGGAGTCGGGGTAAATATCTGCACCTGATTTCCGTATAATTTGGTTTTATTCAGAAACCGGATGGTCTCTTCCGTTTCAGTGATTTCTTCTCCGGGATGTCCTGCAATGATGTATGGTGTTACTTTGAGTGGCATATCTTCTTTTAAGGAGATATTTTTGGCCCGTTTCAGAAACTCCATAAATTTTTTTGATGCAGGTTTGCCCATAAGACGGAGCACCTTCTCACTGCCTGATTCAGGTGCAATCTTTATTCTACCGGGGGTGTGGTGCCTGATGCATGCACGGATGAGTTCATCGTCCATAAGTGCCGGGTCAAACCGAAGTCCCGAACTGATAAACACATGTTTAACTCCCCTGACATCTCCTGCATTTTTTAGTACCTCAAGATAATCTTTGGTTCCTGAAATGAGATTTTTGCATGCAGACTCTTCTTTCAGGCAGTCATGGTCGCGGCATCCCCCTATTTTGCAGGATGATGCATACATATTTGCTGACGGCCCTCCGATATCGGTAATCGTCCCGGTAAATCCGGTTTTGGATGCTATTTGCTCTATCTCCTGCATAATTGATTTTTTGCTGCGGGACACAATTTCCGGTCCCTGGTGTGCTGTAATTGAGCAGAATGAACACCGCCCATAGCATCCCCTGTGTGAAGTAACTGAATGTTCTATCATCCGGAATGCCGGTATGTCTCTGTAGCGTGGATGTGGCTCCCGCTTAAACGGAAGGGCATAGACTGCATCAAGCTCTTCCGGCGTCAGCAGGCGGCGTGGGAACTGAACAAGGCTGCGGGTATCATGAGGCTGAACAAGTGTTTTTATGTCTCTATTCTCGTAAAAAAGTGTAAATGCCTCCTGAAATGCTTCTTTCTTCTCCTTCACATCTGCAAATGAGGGGAGTGCAACTGCATCGGGGATACCTTCAGTTGATTTTCTTATGACTGCTGTCCCGAAAATCTCCATAGTATCCGGATTTTGCCCCTCGGATAACGCCCGGATACAGTCAACAAGGGGGTATTCGCCCATTCCGTAGATAAGAATGTCAGCTTTGGAATCGAAGAGTATGCTTCTCCTCACAGAATCCGACCACCAGTCGTAGTGTGCAATTCTTCGCATCGATGCTTCAATGCCGCCGATAATGATTGGCACGTCACGACACACACTTCGAATCTGGCTTGTATAGACATTTATCGTTCTGTCGGGTCGAATCCGGTATTTTTTTGCATCTCCTTTCTGCGAGAAATAGGGTTCCCCCTTCTCGCAGTACGCATCATCGTTGCGGGGGATTTTTGATGCGGTGTAATTCATCACCATTGAATCCATCGCTCCGCCGGAGACGGCAAAAGCGATCTTTGGTATCCCTAATTCAAGGAAGGACTGGGGATCTTTCCATTTTGGCTGGGATATAATGCCCACCCGGTATCCCCTGGATTCAAGCATTCTCCCGAGGACTGCCATTGCAAACGAGGGGTGGTCAATGTAGGCATCCGGAGTTACAATTACCACATCGCACTGGTCCCATTTGCGGTTCTTCATCTCTTTTTTGGTTGTTGGAAGGAACATGGATTATTCACGTTTTAATTTATTCTTGAGTTCATGTCAAAACCGGCTGCTCACTCGGGGACTGTTCTGCAGTGAAGTGAGCTTTTCAGGGAGGGAGTATGCATTTGCGTATAAAAATTACTGAATACTAATTTGTTGCCTGAATAAAAGAATGTCTGGTACACTGCATATATTGCCGTTTTAAATTTTGGTGATTACTGATTTTTTTCCTTCATATATGAGGTGGCATGGCATTTTAGTGGTTCTGATGGATTTATACCCAGCCACGCAGTTTCATCGCGTCAACAACACGGGATACGGCGACAACATACGCTCCCATACGCATATTTACCCCGTATTTTTTTGATGTATACAGCACTTCATGGTATGCTGTGGTCATTTTTTTGTCAAGACGCTGATACACCTCCTCCGCAGTCCAGTAGAACATGTACCTATTCTGGACCATTTCAAAGTATGATGCTGTTACTCCTCCTGCATTGCAGAGGATGTCGGGAATTACGTGAACTCCATTTTTTAAGAGAATTTCATCAGCTTCCGGCGTGGTCGGGCCATTTGCAAGTTCTGCGAGTACCTTTGCTTGTATATTACCTGCGTTCTCTTTTGTGATTACATTATTGAGGGCCGCTGCAATAATGATGTCAACATCAAGTTCAAGAATTTCGCTGTTTGTTATTGTTTTGGTATTTGGAGCGTTTATAACGGATTTGGTCTTTGCCTTGTGTTCTATAACCTGTTCAACATTCAGGCCATCAGGGTTGTAGATGCCGCCTTTTGAGTCACTGACAGCCACAATCTCTGCACCAAATAACTCCTGTGACAGTCGTGCAGCAGGGGCACCTGCATTTCCAAATCCCTGAACCGCAATGGTGGTTTTTGAGAGATCAATATCCAGTTCCTTAGATGCCTCACGAATGGTATACATGCCGCCCATGGCCGTTGCAACACTCCGTCCGGCTGAACCACCGACTAAAACGGGCTTCCCTGTTACCACGCCAAACTGGTTTTTCCCGGATATCTTTGAGTATTCATCCATCATCCAGGCCATGATCTCCGGAGTTGTATACACATCCGGAGCGAGAATATCAACTTCAGGGCCGATGAATTTCCAGATACGGTCGATATATGCGCGGCTCAGGCGTTCCAGTTCGTGTTCTGAGAGTTCTTTTGGATTACAGATGATGCCGCCCTTACCACCTCCAAGGGGGAGATTCAGAAGTGCACATTTCCATGTCATCCATGCGGAAAGTGCCTTTATGGTATCGACTGTTTCTTCGGGGTGGAAACGGATGCCCCCTTTTGCAGGACCGAGTACATTGTTGTACAGTATCCTGAACCCGGGGAAAACCCGGGTAGTTCCGTTGTCCATTTTAAGCGGAACAGAGACCTGAACCTGCTGCATCGGTTCTTCAAGGATTCTTACAACATCATCTTCCAGATTAAGAATTTCGGCACATGCATACAGTTGCTCCTGTGCCATTTCAAAAGGGGTGGTTTGTTGCATGTCTGACCTTCTGAAATACTGTGATCAATTTGATGTTTTAAATGATTATGCATTGAAGTGATGCACTGTTTCGTGGGAAACCCTGTGGAGTGACCTGAATCATGAAAAAAGGGACGGAATGCGGAGAATATCCCGTTGTGATCCCGCTGCTGTTGAAAAAGGGGTTTTGCGATGATGATTTTTCTGCCTGCGGCCTGATGGGATGAATTCATTTATTTCATGAACGGTAAAACCTGACCGGATCTGTTTCAATATCAATAATTGTTGGGATGGTGTTTCCAATGGCCTCTGTCAATGCATTTTTGAGTGATGCAGGGTCTTCAACCCGTATTCCTTTTCCCCCGCAGACTGATGCGAATGCAGCGAAATCCGGATTATAGAGATCTGTGCCATAATTCGGATACTGCTCCATCATCTGTTCAACCTGTATCATCCCCAGTTCGTGGTTATTCAGAATAATTATTACCATGGGCAGATTGTATTTGACAGCGGTGACAAAATCGGCCATTG
This window harbors:
- a CDS encoding Glu/Leu/Phe/Val dehydrogenase, translated to MQQTTPFEMAQEQLYACAEILNLEDDVVRILEEPMQQVQVSVPLKMDNGTTRVFPGFRILYNNVLGPAKGGIRFHPEETVDTIKALSAWMTWKCALLNLPLGGGKGGIICNPKELSEHELERLSRAYIDRIWKFIGPEVDILAPDVYTTPEIMAWMMDEYSKISGKNQFGVVTGKPVLVGGSAGRSVATAMGGMYTIREASKELDIDLSKTTIAVQGFGNAGAPAARLSQELFGAEIVAVSDSKGGIYNPDGLNVEQVIEHKAKTKSVINAPNTKTITNSEILELDVDIIIAAALNNVITKENAGNIQAKVLAELANGPTTPEADEILLKNGVHVIPDILCNAGGVTASYFEMVQNRYMFYWTAEEVYQRLDKKMTTAYHEVLYTSKKYGVNMRMGAYVVAVSRVVDAMKLRGWV
- a CDS encoding glutamate synthase-related protein yields the protein MPIGSVPPKYKVTIDNDLCMLCERCIENCPYGTFRREGNKIMTFSRACTGCHRCVAMCPRDAIDIEEKPVDYRTHPVWTREAREAIYNQAQSGKIILTGMGNTLNVPPIFDRLLLDACQVTNPSIDPLREPMELRTYIGKKPRQISVKKTAEGDIDLATQLAPNLKCETPIMIGHMSYGAISLNAQRSMARGAAEEGTFMGTGEGGLHKSLYPYQDNMIVQIASGRFGVDIDYLERGAAIEIKIGQGAKPGIGGHLPGEKVDEKVSKTRMIPLYSDAISPAPHHDIYSIEDLSQLVRSLKEATEWKKPVFVKIAAVHNVAAIAAGIARSSADAVVIDGFRGGTGSAPRVFRDHVGIPIEAAIAAVDQKLNKQGIRNEVSIIASGGIRDSADVTKAIALGADSVYIGTAALVSLGCRVCGSCYRNMCPWGIATQREDLTARIDPDIMYKNVSNLIHGWTLEIAELMGAAGINSIESLRGNRDRLRGYMLDENILSVLDVKTVGAGAE
- a CDS encoding NrpR regulatory domain-containing protein yields the protein MTFERSERKSVEIMRILSEQHDPLGAKRLSELMAERGFAMSDRAVQYYLQYLDEKGFTRKVGNKGRILTTEGFSEAEDALVDDRMGYVISRLEQLSFNVSFNPETLTGDIAYNLTFVPYDEIRKVTRAYDEVIACGYNFFRGYSITDNDPRLPPDTVGFISACSITMDGVLQNNGIGVDIVYGGRFRIADNKPVCFDDLIGYRGTTIDPLSLFINAGMTSLQSLVHTGSGVALANVREVTVQAKDRVDGIIDDMAECGFVRPIGIGTSPFNLRPNPYRLSIVFFSGMNLVANAVECGCNIATEIGAGIIPFSKIAENGR
- a CDS encoding P-II family nitrogen regulator — protein: MKKVEAIVRPEKVEDVKAALDEGGYFAMTITKVHGRGAQRGISLQYRGKKVNVDLIPKTKIEMVVEDDEVEEITKIIRRVAVTGEAGDGKIFVIPVDTSISVRDKE
- a CDS encoding Coenzyme F420 hydrogenase/dehydrogenase, beta subunit C-terminal domain, giving the protein MSGKNYQNLKEEVWDTDICSGCGACVAVCPADAIIFAHDKNSKSPIQTGYCKEVTDNVPCGACYAVCPRTREQLKSRMEKTGLGKYTRIFAAHSGFDVEKRQSGGAVTAILANALEEGLIDAVITVTADPWTQKPQSVVITKKEALIATAGSRYAWWVPTLAALKSTVITQKIEKIAIVGVPCAASAARVMKTSDHDLLRPFGRAIRLIIGLFCTETFDYEMLIQDKIVHEMAIEPWQISKLDVRGKLILTCTDNTTREIPLHALDDCVRNGCHACGDLTAVDSDISAGSIGSPDGETTIIVRTTAGEGFVHHAEKTGRLVIAEHTCDLNAIGKLSQKKSERIHK
- a CDS encoding DUF128 domain-containing protein, whose amino-acid sequence is MEQLKFVNHRIDEYALQVTYDPATENGKVIFNLTLIKAEDRNYAVDIIHQSHKAGICVSDRMLVADEGEEIGEKTIPKGHCGIVTMCSITLDAILLRNGIPINPIGGGLLEIRDHTPRRFTSLIRYDATTIDPTQVLIDQGSTAIMGVIQSGRGSILANIRESHMEAEPLLFEILDQFQSVGFTGILDVSSPNRSMFGVPITTNYQGIVMIGGANPIGAFIESGKWADTTAMKGLIPVSQLVHIDEIE
- a CDS encoding ammonium transporter, with product MAINSGDTAFIIICTALVMLMTPAVGLFYGGMVRRKNIISMIGLAFVAFAVVSIQWVVFGYSLAFGPDIGGFIGGLDHFMLAGVGLDGDGIPDILFMVFQLVFAALTLAIITSGVAERVKLSSFIVFGLLWTTLVYDPLAHWAWGGGWASQLGALDFAGGTVVHISSGFGALALCLVLGVRKGFGKYGMEPYNVPITLLGAALLWFGWFGFNAGSELAADGIAANAFVVTNTAAAAGALAWMAASWIRGKPATLGIVSGALAGLVAITPAAGFVDVPASIAIGALAGLICYSALLWRQKKGIDESLDAWAVHGVGGLFGALATGIFATAVIGGVDGLIYGNVNQFLIQLLDAVVAMVYAFVVTYILAKVVDKVMGLRVDEKEEYVGLDISQHGEAVDP
- a CDS encoding glutamine amidotransferase family protein, which codes for MCGIISVIDRKKNPMDGSAIKESLSIMNERGNGEGSGYAVYGAFPEFADYYAIHVFYDDLIGPKTAVEEELEKLGTVKHQEEIPTFEQPNLKKRHIPWRYFFKPNVMALGTSVSEEDILVYLMTKVNTTIPGALIYSTGKNIAVFKAAGWPEEVADFYRIQDYEGYIWLSHNRYPTNTAGWWGGAHPFNLLDWTVVHNGEITSYGTNKRYLESFGYVCTMHTDTEVVAYLTDLLQRQHNLPAELAFKALAPPFWDDIDRMPEKERTFNTALRMAYGPAMMNGPFAIVVANSEGIAGITDRIKLRPLVAAEAGDRLYLSSEEAAIRVAEPALDRVWMPRAGEPVIGRIE
- a CDS encoding YgiQ family radical SAM protein, translated to MFLPTTKKEMKNRKWDQCDVVIVTPDAYIDHPSFAMAVLGRMLESRGYRVGIISQPKWKDPQSFLELGIPKIAFAVSGGAMDSMVMNYTASKIPRNDDAYCEKGEPYFSQKGDAKKYRIRPDRTINVYTSQIRSVCRDVPIIIGGIEASMRRIAHYDWWSDSVRRSILFDSKADILIYGMGEYPLVDCIRALSEGQNPDTMEIFGTAVIRKSTEGIPDAVALPSFADVKEKKEAFQEAFTLFYENRDIKTLVQPHDTRSLVQFPRRLLTPEELDAVYALPFKREPHPRYRDIPAFRMIEHSVTSHRGCYGRCSFCSITAHQGPEIVSRSKKSIMQEIEQIASKTGFTGTITDIGGPSANMYASSCKIGGCRDHDCLKEESACKNLISGTKDYLEVLKNAGDVRGVKHVFISSGLRFDPALMDDELIRACIRHHTPGRIKIAPESGSEKVLRLMGKPASKKFMEFLKRAKNISLKEDMPLKVTPYIIAGHPGEEITETEETIRFLNKTKLYGNQVQIFTPTPLTRSTAMYYLGYDPVTGEITHTEKNTKILEERKFKIINGDINAKKPDGHKHDAKKDPRNKTKMTHKKTGNLKKYRD